One stretch of Gemmatimonadaceae bacterium DNA includes these proteins:
- a CDS encoding M28 family peptidase yields MTGSSSAPNDISVETHAAEHLQRLARQPRPAGGPEAAQGRQYCARVLAALGFEMLERDFEYSAAVGEYGTPVAGVLAFCVSLVALGTQSRLVLIGGALLLAIGGRWLAQRGVLGLPLRRRKGVNLEARRGASDPSLWLVAHIDSKSQPIPLLLRAAGILLVAVAWIGALLWTTEWLYVGLIGSLPIIASTVGRRSAGAVDNASGVATVLTAASLLPSELPVGVLITDAEELGLAGARAWCSNRVPGVVLNCDGVDDTGPLTLMWTRPRARRLESAFGAGVRVIPLVPGVLVDGLAFSDAGWEAITLSRGTLGTLRRIHTREDDLEHMKGIGVAHAARELARAVVTLTERR; encoded by the coding sequence GTGACTGGCTCGAGCTCGGCGCCTAACGACATAAGCGTCGAGACGCACGCCGCCGAACACCTGCAACGGCTCGCCCGACAACCGCGGCCGGCTGGCGGACCAGAGGCGGCCCAGGGCCGGCAATACTGTGCACGGGTACTCGCCGCGCTCGGATTCGAGATGCTCGAGCGAGACTTCGAGTATAGCGCCGCCGTCGGCGAGTATGGAACGCCGGTGGCGGGAGTGCTCGCGTTCTGCGTGAGCCTCGTCGCGTTAGGCACGCAGAGCCGGCTCGTACTGATTGGTGGCGCATTGCTCCTCGCGATCGGCGGCCGGTGGCTCGCCCAACGCGGCGTGCTCGGTCTTCCGCTCCGCCGACGGAAGGGTGTCAACCTGGAGGCTCGTCGTGGGGCCTCTGATCCGTCGCTCTGGCTCGTCGCGCATATCGACTCCAAGTCGCAGCCGATTCCACTACTGCTGCGCGCGGCTGGAATCCTCCTCGTGGCTGTCGCGTGGATTGGCGCGCTGCTCTGGACCACCGAGTGGCTTTACGTTGGCCTCATTGGCTCCCTGCCGATAATCGCATCGACTGTAGGCCGCCGCTCGGCGGGTGCGGTAGACAATGCCTCGGGCGTCGCGACGGTCCTCACCGCGGCGTCACTGTTGCCGTCCGAATTGCCGGTTGGCGTGCTCATCACCGACGCCGAGGAGCTCGGCCTCGCGGGAGCGCGCGCCTGGTGCAGCAATCGTGTACCTGGCGTCGTACTGAACTGCGATGGCGTCGACGATACCGGACCGCTTACTCTCATGTGGACGCGACCGCGCGCACGTCGGCTCGAGTCGGCGTTTGGAGCGGGAGTGCGCGTCATACCGCTCGTCCCGGGAGTTCTCGTCGATGGCTTGGCTTTCTCCGATGCTGGCTGGGAGGCAATCACCTTGAGTCGCGGTACACTCGGCACGCTTCGACGGATTCACACTCGCGAGGACGACCTCGAACACATGAAAGGAATCGGCGTCGCGCATGCCGCGCGTGAGTTGGCGCGGGCGGTCGTCACCCTCACTGAGCGACGTTGA
- a CDS encoding inositol monophosphatase family protein — translation MNDDRRALLATCVAAAVKGADAVRSHSQHLDTLAWEEKSRADYVSAADRDSEHAIHDIISARHRDATILGEELSPETAAATLKTGLSFVVDPLDGTTNFLHGFPWYAVSIAAMVDGALAAAAILNAANGDLFTAVAGGGARRNGQPIHISKITEPIRSLVATGFPFKFTDQVEAYLRGFGEAMKQTAGVRRVGAASLDLADVACGRYEAFWELMLAPWDIAAGILLVREAGGVVTDLDGSPAKVAHTGIVAGNPEMQEWLMALLGLGSRG, via the coding sequence ATGAACGACGATCGCCGCGCGCTACTCGCGACGTGCGTCGCCGCCGCCGTGAAGGGCGCGGACGCGGTTCGCTCGCACTCGCAGCATCTCGACACGCTCGCCTGGGAGGAGAAATCCCGCGCCGATTATGTGAGCGCCGCCGACCGGGATTCCGAGCATGCGATCCACGACATCATCTCGGCGCGCCATCGCGATGCGACGATCCTCGGTGAGGAGCTGTCGCCCGAGACGGCAGCCGCGACGTTGAAGACCGGCCTGTCGTTCGTCGTCGATCCACTCGACGGGACGACCAATTTCCTGCACGGATTCCCCTGGTACGCGGTGTCGATCGCGGCGATGGTCGACGGCGCGCTCGCAGCCGCCGCGATCCTGAACGCCGCGAATGGCGATCTATTCACGGCGGTCGCGGGCGGCGGCGCGAGACGCAACGGCCAGCCGATTCACATCTCGAAGATCACCGAGCCGATTCGCTCGCTGGTCGCGACGGGCTTTCCATTCAAGTTCACCGATCAGGTCGAGGCGTACCTTCGCGGGTTCGGCGAGGCGATGAAACAGACCGCCGGCGTGAGGCGCGTCGGCGCCGCGTCGCTCGATCTCGCCGACGTCGCCTGCGGACGCTATGAAGCGTTCTGGGAGCTGATGCTCGCGCCGTGGGACATTGCTGCCGGGATTCTCCTTGTGCGCGAGGCGGGCGGCGTCGTGACGGATCTCGATGGTTCACCAGCGAAGGTTGCGCACACGGGGATTGTGGCGGGGAATCCGGAGATGCAGGAATGGCTGATGGCGCTGTTGGGGCTAGGGTCCAGGGGGTAG
- a CDS encoding MgtC/SapB family protein, whose translation MSLVPLSLHSLPLLLQAAAPGSSIDAWFDALRFTLLLKLLLASALGGAIGMEREIAGKPAGLRTNILICVGAALFTHLSIHIAEIGFTPDGRPYGDTTRIAAQIVSGIGFLGAGAILHAHGAVVGLTTAATIWVVAAVGAAVGAGAYVEGVGTSVLIILVLVGLRPVERRMLLRRRKISATIRVRRDLRFDTIEDILRGNGLHIVSRRTFEHESDRAFELELIGTSKQIDTAIDEMQRREDVISLSMD comes from the coding sequence ATTTCTCTCGTCCCCCTGTCCCTGCACTCGCTCCCTCTGCTGTTACAAGCCGCTGCGCCCGGGTCGTCGATCGATGCATGGTTCGACGCCCTGCGCTTTACGCTGCTGCTAAAACTCCTGCTCGCTTCCGCTCTTGGCGGCGCGATCGGTATGGAGCGCGAGATCGCTGGTAAGCCAGCCGGCTTGCGTACGAACATCCTCATCTGTGTGGGCGCGGCGCTCTTCACGCATCTCTCGATTCACATCGCCGAGATCGGCTTCACGCCTGACGGAAGGCCATACGGCGACACCACGCGCATCGCGGCGCAGATCGTGTCGGGCATTGGCTTTCTCGGCGCGGGCGCGATTCTCCATGCGCACGGCGCGGTCGTGGGCCTAACGACCGCGGCGACGATCTGGGTCGTTGCCGCGGTGGGCGCGGCGGTCGGCGCCGGCGCGTACGTTGAGGGCGTCGGCACCTCCGTGCTCATCATCCTCGTGCTCGTTGGGCTACGCCCTGTCGAGCGGCGGATGCTTCTCCGCCGGCGCAAAATCAGTGCGACCATCCGCGTCCGTCGCGATCTCCGCTTCGACACCATCGAGGACATTCTGCGCGGCAACGGCCTGCACATCGTTTCGCGTCGCACGTTCGAGCACGAATCCGATCGCGCCTTCGAGCTCGAGCTCATCGGCACCTCCAAGCAGATCGACACCGCGATCGACGAGATGCAACGGCGCGAGGACGTCATCAGCCTTTCGATGGACTGA
- a CDS encoding D-2-hydroxyacid dehydrogenase gives MPLLVVDGNAVSRTWTMTKAAEQRLRAEAPPGWDVYFVEAQTSSDGDGPRGSSEEVMREIPKADVYLGFGIPRPLYLAAKRLRWVHSAAAGVGNALYPEMLDGDVVLTNSAGVHAIPIAEYIVAGVLYFFRGLDIAVKQQRHGEWDKAPFVGEQSPLREIGHACVLVVGTGGIGSEAARRLTALGANCVGVRRRASLGTPDGFARVIGFEAIDGELQKADVVVLAAPLTEQTRGILNAQRLDMLRPAAVIVNVARGALVDEAALIDHLTDGRIRGAALDVFQEEPLASGSPLWQLRSVLVTPHISPVSPGRFWARELDLFLDNWRRFTRGEPLRNLVDKRAGY, from the coding sequence ATGCCGTTGCTCGTTGTCGATGGCAACGCCGTGTCGCGCACGTGGACCATGACCAAAGCCGCGGAGCAACGCCTTCGCGCCGAGGCGCCACCGGGCTGGGACGTCTATTTCGTGGAAGCGCAAACGAGCTCCGACGGCGACGGACCTCGCGGCTCGAGCGAGGAGGTCATGCGCGAGATTCCCAAGGCCGACGTTTACCTCGGATTCGGAATACCGCGCCCGCTCTATCTCGCCGCCAAGCGATTGCGCTGGGTGCACTCCGCAGCAGCCGGCGTCGGCAACGCGCTGTATCCCGAGATGCTCGACGGTGACGTCGTCCTCACGAATTCCGCCGGCGTGCACGCGATACCAATCGCGGAGTACATCGTCGCCGGCGTGCTCTATTTTTTTCGCGGTCTCGACATCGCCGTGAAGCAGCAACGACACGGCGAGTGGGACAAGGCGCCATTTGTCGGCGAGCAGTCACCACTGCGTGAAATTGGCCATGCGTGCGTGCTCGTCGTCGGAACGGGCGGCATCGGCTCCGAAGCGGCGCGCCGGCTCACCGCACTCGGCGCGAACTGCGTTGGTGTGCGAAGACGAGCCTCACTCGGAACGCCGGACGGTTTTGCGCGCGTCATCGGCTTCGAGGCGATCGATGGCGAGCTGCAGAAGGCGGATGTCGTCGTTCTCGCGGCGCCGCTCACCGAGCAAACACGCGGCATTCTGAACGCACAGCGGCTCGACATGCTGCGGCCGGCGGCTGTCATCGTCAACGTTGCGCGAGGAGCGCTCGTCGACGAGGCGGCGCTCATCGACCACTTGACGGACGGACGCATTCGCGGCGCGGCGCTCGACGTCTTTCAGGAGGAACCACTGGCGTCGGGCAGCCCCCTATGGCAGCTTCGATCGGTGCTCGTAACGCCGCACATCTCGCCCGTGTCGCCCGGTCGCTTCTGGGCACGCGAGCTCGATCTCTTTCTCGACAACTGGCGGCGATTCACGCGCGGCGAGCCGCTGCGGAATCTCGTCGACAAGCGCGCAGGGTACTGA
- the trpS gene encoding tryptophan--tRNA ligase has product MSRIFSGIQPSGELHIGNYLGAVKNWVKLQHEHETIICIVDYHAIIGAYDPALLRARRYDMAVSLLASGIDPNVATLFVQSHVPQHTELAWILNTLTPLGELERQTQFKDKSQRQESVVAGLLNYPVLQAADILLYKANLVPVGEDQVQHLELSRVVARRWNSQFGGGEDFFPEPQPALTPSRRIMGLDGQAKMSKSMNNTVGLLHKPDEVWNKLRPAVTDPKRIKRTDPGTPEVCNIYHLHKAFSPPATVEHVATQCTTAGWGCIDCKRVLFENMERELVPIRTRAAELREDRGQVDAALAAGAEHCRKLASETMRGVRERMGFD; this is encoded by the coding sequence ATGTCTCGAATATTCAGTGGGATACAGCCGTCCGGAGAGTTGCATATCGGAAACTATCTCGGGGCGGTGAAGAATTGGGTGAAGCTCCAGCACGAGCATGAGACGATCATCTGCATCGTGGACTATCACGCGATCATTGGCGCGTACGATCCCGCGCTGTTGCGCGCGCGGCGCTACGACATGGCGGTCTCGCTCCTCGCGTCGGGCATCGATCCGAACGTCGCCACGCTCTTCGTGCAATCGCACGTTCCGCAACACACCGAGCTCGCATGGATTCTGAACACGCTCACGCCCCTCGGTGAGCTGGAGCGACAGACACAGTTCAAGGACAAGTCGCAGCGCCAGGAGAGCGTCGTCGCGGGGCTGCTCAACTATCCCGTTCTGCAGGCGGCGGACATTCTGCTCTACAAGGCGAATCTGGTTCCTGTGGGGGAGGACCAGGTGCAGCATCTCGAGCTCTCGCGCGTCGTTGCGCGCCGGTGGAACTCGCAGTTCGGCGGCGGGGAGGATTTCTTCCCCGAGCCGCAACCCGCGCTCACTCCCTCACGGCGCATCATGGGTCTCGATGGACAGGCCAAGATGTCGAAGTCGATGAACAACACCGTCGGCCTGCTCCACAAGCCTGACGAGGTCTGGAACAAGCTGCGTCCGGCCGTAACCGACCCCAAGCGAATCAAGCGAACCGATCCCGGGACGCCCGAGGTTTGTAACATCTACCACCTTCACAAAGCGTTCAGTCCTCCGGCTACTGTGGAGCACGTCGCGACACAGTGCACCACGGCAGGGTGGGGATGCATCGACTGCAAGCGAGTGTTGTTCGAGAACATGGAGCGCGAGCTGGTTCCGATTCGCACGCGTGCCGCGGAGCTGCGAGAGGATCGCGGGCAGGTCGACGCGGCGCTCGCCGCCGGCGCTGAGCACTGCCGTAAGTTGGCGTCGGAGACAATGCGTGGCGTGCGCGAGCGGATGGGTTTCGACTAG
- a CDS encoding dihydrodipicolinate synthase family protein, with protein sequence MSLTLQGVLGPVVTTFESSGELNRTGFAENIRAHLDAGMSGIVVTGSTGEAALLDEKERSWLVEVARHAVPSDRRLLVGTGAESTRVTQRLTRLAAERGADAVLVVGPHYYGQKAVSLRDHYTAIADASPVPVILYSIPKYMHFALSPQLVAELARHENIIGIKDSSGDLDLLAGYLKAQSDGFTVLTGNGSTFRRALELGARGGILAVALIAANLSVEVFETRSEPAQDRLTPLSARIVGELGVAGVKAALDRVGLVGGPVRPPLAPLAAAELAQVTELLRVAELSLAA encoded by the coding sequence GTGAGCCTAACGCTGCAGGGTGTTTTGGGACCGGTGGTCACGACGTTCGAGTCATCCGGCGAGCTGAATCGGACGGGATTCGCGGAGAACATTCGCGCGCACCTCGACGCGGGGATGAGTGGAATCGTCGTCACCGGCTCAACAGGCGAAGCAGCGCTTCTCGACGAGAAGGAGCGGTCTTGGTTGGTGGAGGTTGCCCGCCACGCCGTTCCGAGCGACCGCCGGCTCCTCGTCGGCACCGGCGCGGAGTCGACGCGCGTGACACAGCGCCTGACGCGCCTCGCCGCCGAGCGCGGCGCAGACGCGGTGCTCGTCGTCGGACCGCATTACTATGGGCAGAAGGCCGTGTCACTACGCGATCACTACACCGCGATCGCCGACGCGAGTCCCGTTCCCGTCATCCTCTACAGCATTCCGAAGTACATGCACTTCGCTCTCTCGCCGCAGCTCGTCGCCGAGCTCGCGCGGCACGAGAACATCATCGGAATCAAAGACAGCTCTGGCGATCTCGACCTGCTGGCGGGATACCTCAAGGCGCAGAGCGACGGGTTCACGGTGCTCACGGGTAACGGCTCGACATTCAGGCGCGCGCTGGAGCTCGGCGCGCGCGGTGGAATTCTCGCCGTAGCGCTCATTGCGGCGAATCTGTCGGTCGAAGTCTTCGAGACGCGTTCGGAGCCGGCCCAGGACCGCCTAACGCCGCTCTCGGCGCGGATCGTTGGCGAGTTGGGCGTGGCCGGTGTCAAGGCAGCGCTCGATCGCGTTGGTCTGGTTGGCGGTCCGGTGCGCCCACCCCTCGCTCCGCTCGCCGCCGCCGAGCTGGCGCAGGTGACCGAGCTGCTGCGTGTGGCAGAGCTGTCGCTCGCGGCGTGA
- a CDS encoding DUF456 domain-containing protein → MEVLILTAVLVLSLLMIPFGMPGTLVMFAAALCYKLLVPNGGIGWASVVVVGILMLIAEGLEWTLASRFAKKYGGSRRAGWGAVIGGMVGAFMGVPVPIVGSIVGAFLGAFVGAFLFEMSRGSGGGVSTRVAWGALIGRVTAAAIKVAIGLVMAVWLFFAALSKVL, encoded by the coding sequence ATGGAAGTTCTCATTCTGACGGCAGTGCTGGTGCTGTCGCTGCTGATGATTCCATTCGGCATGCCGGGCACGCTCGTCATGTTCGCCGCCGCGCTCTGCTACAAGCTGCTCGTCCCGAACGGAGGGATCGGCTGGGCATCCGTCGTCGTCGTTGGCATCCTGATGCTCATCGCCGAAGGACTCGAGTGGACGTTGGCGTCGCGTTTCGCGAAGAAATACGGCGGTTCCCGTCGCGCTGGCTGGGGCGCGGTGATTGGCGGGATGGTCGGCGCCTTCATGGGAGTCCCGGTCCCGATCGTTGGCTCCATCGTGGGAGCGTTCCTCGGAGCATTCGTTGGCGCTTTCCTTTTCGAGATGAGCCGCGGCAGCGGTGGCGGAGTCTCGACGCGCGTTGCCTGGGGCGCTCTCATCGGGCGCGTGACCGCGGCGGCGATCAAGGTCGCGATCGGGCTCGTGATGGCGGTGTGGCTCTTCTTCGCGGCGCTGAGCAAGGTGCTCTAG
- a CDS encoding YpdA family putative bacillithiol disulfide reductase: MSDVDVLIVGAGPCGLAASISAQRAGLRTVVLESEVVVGTIAHYPTYVRFFSTAEKLGIGDLPFVIATEKPTRRDALAYYRAAVTHFGIPVRQYERVTSIERGHDELIVHSRTRGGDVRRTNAGAVIVATGYFGSPNRLGVPGENLPHVTHVYREGHEAFQQRVVVVGGGNSAAEASLDLWRSGAHVTLVHFGPTFDKRIKPWVLPDFQNRVKEGSIHVRWNSRVATIEPDSVCIHAIDDGSRSERLPASLVYIMTGFAPNTDLLKQVGVPIDPTTGIPEHDPETLETTIPGLFIAGVVIAGYDANKVFIENGRYHGDRIVARLLGTAAPPPPKLSAELDT; this comes from the coding sequence TTGTCAGACGTAGATGTGCTCATCGTCGGCGCTGGGCCGTGCGGGTTGGCGGCGTCGATCTCGGCGCAGCGTGCCGGACTGCGGACGGTCGTTCTCGAGTCCGAGGTCGTCGTCGGCACGATCGCGCACTATCCGACGTACGTGCGATTCTTCTCGACGGCGGAGAAGCTCGGGATCGGTGATCTTCCATTCGTCATCGCCACCGAGAAGCCGACGCGTCGCGATGCGCTCGCGTACTATCGCGCGGCGGTAACGCACTTCGGCATTCCCGTGCGCCAGTACGAGCGCGTCACGTCCATCGAACGTGGTCACGATGAGCTGATTGTGCACTCGCGGACGCGCGGAGGAGATGTACGTCGCACGAATGCCGGTGCGGTAATCGTTGCGACGGGCTACTTCGGCTCGCCCAACCGCCTCGGCGTGCCAGGTGAAAATCTGCCACACGTCACTCACGTCTATCGCGAAGGTCACGAGGCATTTCAGCAGCGTGTCGTCGTCGTGGGCGGCGGCAACTCTGCCGCCGAAGCCTCACTCGATCTCTGGCGCTCCGGAGCACACGTCACCCTCGTGCATTTCGGGCCGACCTTTGACAAGCGAATCAAGCCGTGGGTGCTGCCTGATTTTCAGAATCGGGTGAAGGAGGGAAGCATCCACGTTCGCTGGAACAGCCGTGTCGCGACTATCGAGCCCGATTCTGTATGTATCCATGCGATCGACGACGGATCGCGAAGCGAGCGGTTGCCCGCCAGCCTCGTCTACATCATGACCGGATTCGCGCCGAACACGGATCTGTTGAAGCAGGTCGGCGTGCCCATCGATCCGACGACGGGAATCCCCGAACACGATCCGGAGACGCTGGAGACGACGATCCCCGGGCTCTTCATCGCCGGTGTGGTGATCGCTGGCTATGACGCGAACAAAGTCTTCATCGAGAACGGCCGCTATCATGGCGACCGAATCGTCGCGAGACTCCTGGGAACAGCAGCGCCGCCACCGCCGAAGCTGAGCGCCGAACTCGATACCTGA
- a CDS encoding glycine--tRNA ligase, whose protein sequence is MSTVTARPDVFERLVSLCKRRGFIFQSSEIYGGTGSVWDYGPLGVELKKNLKDRWWYSMVRARDDIEGLDAAILMNREVWVASGHVAGFTDPLVDCRNCRKRFRADDPKIKGTPGTPDAQCPVCGMKGTLSEPRLFNLMFRTFMGPVEDSAAEIFLRPETAQGIYVNFLNVQQAMRQKVPFGIAQIGKAFRNEITPGNFIFRTREFEQMEMQFFVEPGTDMQWFEYWKEQRMTWHRSLGLAEDRLQFHQHTKEELAHYARAAFDIQFDFGGTLGFQEIEGVHNRGDFDLTQHQKHSGKKLEYFDQPNNRRYVPNVVETSVGADRTALALLVNAYREEQVPGEDEGRTVLGLTPSLAPVKAGVFPLVKKDGMPEFAVKLAKELRRAFPVFYDESGAIGRRYRRQDEIGTPYCITVDGQTIQDGTVTIRDRDTLQQERVAADQVRDVIVERLTA, encoded by the coding sequence GTGTCTACCGTAACCGCCCGCCCCGACGTCTTCGAACGCCTCGTGTCGCTGTGCAAGCGGCGCGGATTCATCTTCCAGTCTTCCGAGATCTATGGCGGCACCGGCTCGGTGTGGGACTATGGTCCACTCGGCGTCGAGCTGAAGAAGAATCTCAAGGACCGCTGGTGGTACTCGATGGTGCGGGCTCGGGACGACATCGAAGGCCTCGACGCGGCCATCCTGATGAATCGCGAGGTCTGGGTGGCGAGCGGCCACGTCGCCGGTTTCACCGATCCACTCGTCGACTGTCGCAATTGCCGCAAGCGATTTCGGGCCGACGATCCGAAAATCAAAGGAACGCCAGGAACGCCGGACGCCCAGTGCCCGGTCTGCGGCATGAAGGGCACACTGTCGGAGCCGCGACTCTTCAATCTCATGTTCCGTACGTTCATGGGACCAGTGGAAGACTCCGCGGCCGAGATCTTCCTGCGCCCGGAGACGGCGCAGGGCATTTATGTGAACTTTCTCAACGTCCAGCAGGCGATGCGCCAGAAGGTTCCCTTCGGCATCGCACAGATCGGCAAGGCCTTCCGAAACGAGATCACACCGGGCAATTTCATCTTTAGAACTCGTGAATTCGAGCAGATGGAGATGCAGTTTTTCGTCGAGCCGGGCACCGACATGCAATGGTTCGAGTATTGGAAAGAGCAGCGCATGACATGGCACCGCAGCCTCGGACTCGCCGAGGACCGGCTGCAGTTCCATCAGCACACGAAGGAGGAGCTGGCGCACTACGCGCGCGCGGCGTTCGACATCCAGTTCGACTTCGGCGGAACGCTCGGCTTCCAGGAGATCGAGGGCGTGCACAACCGTGGCGATTTCGATCTCACACAACATCAGAAGCACTCGGGCAAGAAGCTCGAGTACTTCGATCAGCCGAACAATCGCCGATATGTCCCCAACGTCGTCGAGACGTCCGTCGGAGCCGACCGCACGGCGCTGGCTCTACTCGTCAACGCGTATCGCGAGGAGCAGGTGCCCGGTGAGGACGAGGGACGAACCGTGCTTGGTCTGACGCCGTCGTTGGCCCCCGTGAAGGCGGGTGTTTTTCCGCTCGTGAAGAAGGACGGTATGCCGGAGTTTGCTGTGAAGCTGGCGAAAGAGTTGCGGCGCGCGTTCCCGGTGTTCTACGACGAATCCGGCGCGATCGGCCGGCGGTATCGGCGTCAGGATGAGATTGGAACGCCGTATTGCATCACGGTCGACGGCCAGACGATCCAGGACGGCACGGTGACGATTCGTGACCGCGACACGCTACAGCAGGAGCGCGTTGCCGCCGACCAGGTTCGCGATGTGATCGTCGAGCGACTGACCGCGTAA
- a CDS encoding adenylosuccinate synthase, whose protein sequence is MFSTNTRTLVVVGAQWGDEGKGKLVDVLAERADWVVRYQGGANAGHTVHIGDTSFVLHQIPSGILHPGVRCAIGNGVVLDPDTLFTEIDGLVRDGVDVEGRLYVSDRAHLVLPYHKLLDSESEASKAIGTTGRGIGPAYEDKVARRGVRVLDLRHGARLRQLVEQGAAHADAQLARFGTSKRVNCGETIAMLERLAERLLPLAEDVGLAMHRAVRSGAAVLLEGAQGSLLDIDHGTYPFVTSSNTTSGGAAVGSGIAPTEIDAVLGVVKAYTTRVGAGPLPTEMDEPLATNVRTLGNEFGATTGRPRRCGWFDAVVVRYAARINGLTDLAVTKLDVLDTLEKIGICVGYEYEGELHEEFPADLTAQERVVPRYEWMDGWRESTADYRRIEELPNAARRYLDRMQELVETPITYVSVGTKRDQIIEGEK, encoded by the coding sequence ATGTTCAGCACTAACACACGGACACTCGTCGTGGTCGGGGCACAGTGGGGCGACGAGGGGAAGGGCAAGCTCGTGGACGTCCTCGCCGAGCGCGCAGACTGGGTCGTCCGCTATCAGGGTGGCGCCAATGCCGGCCACACCGTGCACATCGGCGATACGTCGTTCGTACTGCACCAGATTCCGAGCGGCATCCTGCACCCTGGCGTGCGCTGCGCCATCGGCAACGGCGTCGTGCTCGATCCCGACACGCTCTTCACGGAGATCGACGGCCTGGTCCGCGATGGAGTCGATGTCGAAGGCCGATTGTACGTCAGCGATCGGGCCCACCTCGTCCTCCCGTATCACAAACTCCTCGATTCCGAGAGCGAGGCGAGCAAGGCGATTGGCACGACGGGTCGCGGTATCGGCCCCGCATACGAAGACAAGGTAGCGCGGCGCGGTGTGCGAGTGCTCGATCTCCGCCACGGCGCGCGCTTGCGTCAGCTCGTCGAACAAGGAGCAGCACACGCCGATGCACAGCTCGCGCGCTTCGGCACTTCCAAGCGCGTCAATTGTGGCGAGACGATCGCGATGCTCGAGCGTCTCGCCGAGCGACTGCTGCCACTCGCCGAAGACGTCGGACTGGCAATGCATCGCGCGGTGCGGAGTGGCGCGGCAGTTCTGCTCGAGGGAGCGCAGGGCTCGCTCCTCGACATCGATCACGGGACGTATCCGTTCGTGACGTCGAGCAACACGACGTCGGGCGGCGCTGCCGTCGGCTCTGGTATTGCGCCGACGGAGATCGATGCCGTGCTGGGTGTCGTGAAGGCGTACACGACGCGCGTGGGCGCAGGGCCGCTCCCGACCGAGATGGACGAGCCGCTCGCGACCAACGTTCGCACGTTAGGCAACGAGTTCGGCGCGACCACTGGCCGGCCGCGGCGCTGCGGATGGTTCGACGCCGTCGTCGTCCGTTATGCGGCGCGCATCAACGGCCTCACCGACCTTGCGGTGACGAAGCTCGACGTGCTCGACACGCTCGAGAAGATCGGCATTTGCGTCGGCTACGAGTACGAAGGGGAGCTTCACGAGGAGTTTCCAGCCGACCTCACCGCGCAGGAGCGCGTGGTTCCGCGCTACGAATGGATGGATGGCTGGCGAGAGTCCACGGCAGACTACCGGCGCATCGAGGAGCTTCCCAACGCTGCTCGGCGGTATCTCGATCGCATGCAGGAGTTGGTCGAGACGCCGATTACGTACGTGAGCGTGGGGACGAAGCGAGACCAAATCATCGAAGGTGAGAAGTGA